The following proteins are co-located in the Labrys monachus genome:
- a CDS encoding SMP-30/gluconolactonase/LRE family protein, with protein sequence MPATPSCFECLDERFRRLFIPTARLDTLFTGCRWAEGPAYFPAARSLVWSDIPNDRMLRLDACNGIVSVFRSPAGHSNGNTVDRSGRLVTCEHGGRRVSRTEFDGSVTTLVDRHDGKRLNSPNDVVVKSDHSIWFTDPTYGIDSDYEGHLAASEQAGNHVYRLDPAGGLRLVADDFVQPNGLAFSPDESLLYIVDTGRSHRPDGPAHIRKFTVSDGGTLRGGGIFADCQAGFFDGLRVDTSGRIWTSAGDGVHCYDPDGTLIGKILVPEVVANVCFGGQKRNYLYICGTTSLYGVRLPVNGAATF encoded by the coding sequence ATGCCTGCGACCCCCTCCTGTTTCGAGTGTCTAGACGAGCGCTTCCGCCGCCTGTTCATCCCGACAGCGCGGCTCGACACCTTGTTCACCGGATGCCGCTGGGCCGAAGGCCCGGCCTATTTCCCGGCGGCCCGCTCGCTCGTCTGGTCCGACATCCCCAATGACCGCATGCTGCGCCTCGACGCGTGCAACGGCATCGTGTCGGTCTTCCGCAGCCCGGCCGGCCACTCGAACGGCAATACGGTGGACCGGTCCGGGCGCCTCGTGACCTGCGAGCATGGCGGACGGCGGGTCTCCCGCACGGAATTCGACGGCAGCGTGACGACGCTTGTCGACCGCCATGACGGCAAGCGGCTCAACAGCCCGAACGACGTGGTGGTGAAATCGGACCACAGCATCTGGTTCACCGATCCCACTTATGGCATCGATTCCGATTATGAGGGCCATCTCGCCGCGAGCGAACAGGCCGGCAACCACGTCTATCGCCTCGATCCGGCCGGCGGACTGCGCCTCGTCGCCGACGATTTCGTGCAACCCAACGGCCTCGCCTTCTCCCCGGACGAAAGCCTGCTCTACATCGTCGATACCGGCCGCAGCCATCGCCCCGACGGACCGGCGCATATCCGCAAATTCACGGTCTCGGATGGCGGCACGCTCCGCGGCGGCGGCATCTTTGCCGATTGCCAGGCCGGATTCTTCGACGGGCTACGCGTCGATACGAGCGGCCGGATCTGGACGAGCGCCGGCGACGGCGTTCATTGCTACGACCCCGATGGAACGCTCATCGGGAAGATTCTTGTTCCGGAAGTGGTTGCAAATGTTTGCTTCGGCGGACAAAAACGCAATTATCTCTATATTTGCGGCACGACGTCGCTCTATGGCGTGCGCCTGCCCGTGAACGGCGCGGCGACGTTCTGA
- a CDS encoding GntR family transcriptional regulator, with product MFTGTAAFMPLAESASLSIDRPRTLTATVAERLRQAIIDSELPLGSELSELGLAAKLGVSRTPVREALSMLQLQGMVNIIPQKGSYVFFPTEQDLLDLCEYRILLECRAVSFAMTRRRSETIAMLHEAMAAMEAARLRRDPIAYSRADTTFHEAFFRNCHNRYLEDGYALVAGLIATLRTHLSVPLAGVQDRSYVEHQQIISAFERGDLIEIDSILVRHILGTRQSYVSALQQGLISNVAQGA from the coding sequence TTGTTCACCGGGACCGCCGCCTTCATGCCGCTTGCCGAGTCCGCCTCGCTCTCGATCGACCGTCCCCGCACCCTCACCGCCACGGTGGCCGAGAGGTTGCGCCAGGCGATCATCGATTCCGAGCTGCCGCTCGGCAGCGAGCTTTCGGAACTGGGGCTCGCGGCCAAGCTCGGGGTGAGCCGCACGCCGGTGCGCGAAGCCCTCTCCATGCTGCAGCTGCAGGGGATGGTCAACATCATTCCCCAGAAGGGCAGCTATGTCTTCTTTCCCACCGAGCAGGATCTCCTGGATCTGTGCGAATACCGCATTCTGCTCGAATGCCGGGCGGTGAGCTTCGCCATGACGAGGCGCCGCAGCGAAACCATCGCCATGCTGCACGAGGCGATGGCGGCCATGGAGGCGGCCCGGCTGCGGCGGGATCCCATCGCCTATTCGCGCGCGGACACCACCTTCCATGAAGCCTTCTTCCGCAACTGCCATAACCGCTACCTGGAGGATGGCTACGCGCTCGTCGCAGGCCTCATCGCCACGCTGAGAACCCATCTTTCGGTGCCGCTCGCCGGCGTGCAGGATCGATCCTATGTCGAACACCAGCAGATCATCAGCGCCTTCGAGCGGGGAGATCTGATCGAGATCGATTCCATCCTGGTCCGCCACATCCTCGGGACCCGCCAATCCTACGTCTCGGCGCTTCAGCAGGGCCTGATCAGCAACGTCGCGCAGGGCGCTTGA
- a CDS encoding HpcH/HpaI aldolase family protein has product MFKPNILKRRLGAGEALFGAWIETGSATNVEILAHQGFDFLILDLEHGFGELRDAVDMLRAAEGVVPCIVRVPWNDPIVLKRLLDAGADSLMIPSVETAQEAEAAVAACRYPPQGRRGYAAPLVRASTFGKAADYMRRANDEILIVVQLESAGAVSRAAEICAVDGVDVPFLGVNDMAGSIGLLEQLGRPEVRTLVAEAEAAMLACGKPMGTVPSAGATWQSLIGTGYRLIPVASDVSLMRDAALAVVREQVEFRRQGAAPGGGAPGGQNAPSPRGY; this is encoded by the coding sequence ATGTTCAAGCCAAATATATTGAAAAGGCGCCTCGGCGCCGGCGAAGCCTTGTTCGGCGCCTGGATCGAGACGGGCAGCGCCACGAATGTCGAGATTCTCGCCCATCAGGGTTTTGATTTTCTCATTCTCGATCTCGAGCACGGCTTCGGCGAGTTGCGCGATGCCGTGGACATGCTGCGCGCCGCCGAAGGCGTCGTGCCCTGCATCGTGCGGGTGCCGTGGAACGATCCGATCGTTCTCAAGCGCCTGCTCGATGCCGGCGCGGACAGCCTGATGATTCCCTCCGTCGAGACGGCGCAGGAAGCCGAAGCCGCAGTTGCGGCGTGCCGCTATCCCCCTCAGGGACGGCGCGGCTACGCAGCCCCGCTCGTGCGCGCCTCGACCTTCGGCAAGGCCGCCGATTACATGCGCCGCGCCAATGACGAGATCCTGATCGTCGTCCAGCTCGAATCGGCCGGGGCCGTCAGCCGCGCCGCGGAGATCTGTGCGGTGGACGGCGTGGACGTCCCCTTCCTCGGGGTCAACGATATGGCCGGATCGATCGGCCTCCTGGAACAGCTCGGGCGGCCGGAAGTGCGTACGCTCGTCGCTGAGGCCGAGGCGGCCATGCTCGCCTGCGGCAAGCCGATGGGAACCGTGCCCAGCGCCGGCGCCACCTGGCAGAGCCTGATCGGCACCGGCTACCGCCTCATTCCCGTCGCCAGCGACGTCAGCCTCATGCGCGACGCCGCCCTCGCGGTGGTGCGCGAACAGGTCGAGTTCCGCCGGCAGGGGGCGGCTCCGGGCGGGGGCGCCCCCGGCGGGCAGAACGCTCCGTCGCCCCGTGGCTATTGA
- a CDS encoding FAD-binding oxidoreductase, with translation MASSNIVEQLRQALGPSAVLAGDDIPDRNLQDWSTLGPVRPQVVIRPSDPQGVATAMRIAAQHGIAVVPQGGLTGLAGGSRPIEGGMALSLERLVGIEEIDPAAATMTVRAGTTLEAIQRAADDAGFLFALDLGARGSCAIGGNIGTNAGGNRVIRYGMMRDMVLGLEVVLPDGTLVDGLNKMIKNNAGYDLKQLFIGSEGTLGVVTRAVLKLFPKPACTMAALCGLGSYEAVLELLASARRWLGPTLSAFEAMWPDYWEVATRRVPNIRRPIAGDHEFYILVEAQGSHADDARRFDSWLESQAEAGTIEDAAVAQSLADVKAFWGSRDAAADFKLVLGPHSSFDIGLPVAGMDAYARACRALLAAEIPGCTSYFYGHIGDGNMHIIACVPGADAQPYDAIDDVVYQLVRRHGGTISAEHGIGLKKKKFLAYTRTPEELALMRVIKNALDPQGILNPGKVL, from the coding sequence ATGGCATCCTCGAACATCGTGGAGCAGCTGCGTCAGGCGCTCGGGCCGTCGGCCGTGCTGGCGGGCGACGACATCCCGGATCGGAACCTTCAGGATTGGAGCACCCTCGGGCCGGTGCGCCCGCAGGTCGTCATACGCCCCTCCGATCCGCAGGGCGTGGCCACGGCCATGCGGATCGCCGCGCAGCATGGCATCGCCGTCGTCCCGCAAGGCGGCCTGACCGGGCTCGCCGGGGGCAGCCGGCCGATCGAGGGCGGCATGGCGCTCTCGCTCGAACGCCTGGTGGGCATCGAGGAAATCGATCCGGCGGCCGCGACGATGACGGTACGGGCCGGCACCACGCTGGAGGCGATCCAGCGGGCCGCCGACGACGCGGGCTTTCTCTTCGCCCTCGATCTCGGCGCCCGCGGCTCCTGCGCGATCGGCGGCAATATCGGCACCAATGCCGGCGGCAACCGGGTCATCCGCTACGGCATGATGCGCGACATGGTGCTGGGCCTGGAGGTGGTGCTGCCCGACGGCACGCTCGTCGACGGGCTCAACAAGATGATCAAGAACAATGCGGGCTACGACCTCAAGCAGCTCTTCATCGGTTCGGAGGGGACGCTCGGCGTGGTGACCCGCGCCGTCCTCAAGCTTTTCCCGAAGCCGGCCTGCACCATGGCCGCCTTGTGCGGGCTGGGCAGCTACGAGGCCGTGCTCGAACTGCTGGCGAGCGCCCGGCGCTGGCTCGGTCCCACCCTCTCGGCTTTCGAGGCGATGTGGCCCGATTATTGGGAGGTGGCGACGCGCCGCGTGCCGAACATCCGCCGGCCGATCGCCGGCGACCATGAATTCTACATCCTGGTGGAGGCACAGGGCAGCCATGCCGACGACGCCCGGCGGTTCGACAGCTGGCTGGAAAGCCAGGCCGAGGCGGGAACCATCGAGGACGCGGCCGTGGCCCAGTCCCTGGCGGACGTGAAGGCATTCTGGGGATCGCGCGACGCGGCGGCGGATTTCAAGCTGGTGCTCGGCCCGCACAGCTCCTTCGACATCGGGCTTCCGGTCGCCGGCATGGATGCCTATGCGCGCGCATGCCGTGCCCTCCTGGCGGCCGAGATACCGGGCTGCACCAGCTATTTCTACGGCCATATCGGTGACGGCAACATGCACATCATCGCCTGCGTGCCGGGCGCCGACGCCCAGCCCTATGACGCGATCGACGACGTGGTCTACCAGTTGGTGCGCAGGCATGGCGGCACGATCTCCGCCGAACACGGCATCGGCCTCAAGAAGAAGAAATTCCTGGCCTATACGCGCACACCGGAAGAATTGGCGCTGATGCGCGTCATCAAGAACGCCCTGGATCCGCAAGGCATCCTGAACCCGGGAAAGGTCCTCTGA
- a CDS encoding (R)-mandelonitrile lyase, translating into MEIRRNGSQPSAKGPEAYFTGTVRIDAPFSGSGGARVGGATVTFEPGARTAWHTHPFGQTLIVVSGLGRVQREGGPVETIRPGDIVWFAPAEKHWHGAAPDCAMTHIAIAEALDGKVVEWMEKVTDEQYGADAAVR; encoded by the coding sequence ATGGAGATCAGGCGAAACGGCTCGCAGCCATCGGCGAAGGGGCCGGAGGCCTATTTCACCGGCACCGTGAGGATCGATGCGCCGTTCAGCGGCAGCGGCGGGGCCCGCGTCGGCGGCGCCACCGTCACCTTCGAGCCCGGCGCGCGGACCGCCTGGCACACCCATCCTTTCGGCCAGACGCTCATCGTCGTCTCCGGGCTCGGCCGGGTGCAGCGGGAAGGCGGCCCGGTCGAGACGATCCGTCCCGGCGATATCGTTTGGTTCGCGCCGGCGGAAAAGCACTGGCATGGCGCCGCGCCCGATTGCGCGATGACGCATATCGCGATCGCCGAGGCGCTCGACGGCAAGGTCGTCGAGTGGATGGAGAAGGTCACCGACGAGCAATACGGCGCCGACGCGGCCGTGCGGTGA
- a CDS encoding DUF899 domain-containing protein, with the protein MPTTHMTGTRGEWLDARLALLEAEKELTRRGDELARRRQALPWVRVDKAYRFETDEGSASLADLFRGRSQLLVYHFMFGPDYKAGCPSCSSIADGFDGFVVHLANHDVTLSAVSRAPLEKLQAYKQRMGWRFAWASSQGGDFNFDFNVSFTEEQQRAGTIEYNYRSGGHAMDATPVPAPVAEFAAMSGTDAATYSRDRPGLSTFVREDGVVYHTYSTYARGLDGIWGMYQWLDRAPKGRNEAGIWWRRHDEYDRA; encoded by the coding sequence ATGCCGACGACACACATGACGGGAACCCGCGGAGAGTGGCTGGATGCCCGGCTCGCTCTGCTCGAAGCCGAGAAGGAATTGACGCGGCGCGGCGACGAACTGGCGCGCCGGCGCCAGGCGCTGCCATGGGTGCGCGTCGACAAGGCCTATCGGTTCGAAACCGATGAGGGCTCGGCCTCGCTGGCCGACCTCTTCAGAGGGCGCTCGCAGCTTCTCGTCTATCACTTCATGTTCGGGCCCGACTACAAGGCGGGATGCCCGTCCTGCTCGTCGATCGCCGACGGGTTCGACGGATTCGTCGTCCATCTGGCCAATCACGACGTCACGCTTTCGGCGGTGTCGCGGGCGCCGCTCGAAAAGCTGCAGGCCTACAAGCAGCGGATGGGCTGGAGGTTTGCCTGGGCCTCCTCGCAGGGCGGGGACTTCAATTTCGACTTCAACGTCTCTTTCACCGAGGAGCAGCAGCGCGCGGGAACCATCGAATACAACTACCGGAGCGGCGGCCACGCGATGGACGCCACACCGGTTCCCGCTCCCGTCGCCGAGTTCGCGGCGATGTCGGGAACCGACGCGGCCACCTATTCACGCGACAGGCCGGGCCTGAGCACCTTCGTGCGGGAGGACGGCGTCGTCTACCATACCTATTCCACCTATGCGCGCGGGTTGGACGGCATCTGGGGCATGTATCAGTGGCTGGACCGCGCCCCCAAGGGCCGCAACGAGGCGGGCATCTGGTGGCGCCGCCATGACGAGTATGACAGGGCCTGA
- a CDS encoding helix-turn-helix domain-containing protein, with protein MDSLITTAARALAAGDPLGALNRVALREDAPALALRGIAMAQLGDFDRARILLRRAVRAFGPKEAAARARCVVAEAEIALVSRDLGYPAKALEAARATLEAHGDRVNAAHARYLEVRRLLLIGRLDQAEHVLSEHMLADLDPAPLPPASQAAHALVVAGIAMRRVRAGEARAALARAGEAARRAGIPALTAEVESASLVLETPAARLIARGEERPLLLDEVEALQASNALVVDACRYIVRSRGVVVSLATRPVLFALARTLAEAWPGDVSRDALVARAFGAKAADESHRARLRVEIARLRAMLRALAGIGATKRGFALAPRRGAEVLVLARPVEERHAAVLALLADGESWPSSALALALGASQRTVQRALDQLAAAGKVQSHGRGRARRWMTPPVPAFATTLLLPAILPGG; from the coding sequence GTGGACTCGCTGATCACCACCGCGGCGCGCGCGCTCGCCGCGGGTGATCCTCTCGGCGCGCTGAACCGGGTCGCCCTGCGCGAGGACGCGCCGGCGCTGGCGCTGCGAGGCATCGCGATGGCGCAGCTCGGCGACTTCGATCGCGCCAGGATCCTGCTGCGCCGTGCGGTCCGTGCCTTCGGCCCGAAGGAAGCGGCGGCCCGCGCGCGATGCGTCGTCGCCGAGGCCGAGATCGCGCTCGTGTCGCGCGACCTCGGCTATCCCGCGAAGGCGCTCGAGGCGGCGCGGGCAACGCTCGAGGCGCATGGCGACCGCGTCAATGCCGCGCATGCCCGCTACCTCGAGGTCCGGCGCCTCCTTTTGATCGGGCGGCTCGACCAAGCTGAGCATGTGCTGTCCGAGCATATGCTGGCCGATCTCGATCCCGCGCCTCTCCCGCCCGCTTCGCAGGCCGCCCATGCCCTCGTGGTCGCCGGCATCGCGATGCGGCGCGTCAGGGCGGGGGAGGCCCGGGCGGCGCTCGCCCGGGCCGGGGAGGCCGCACGCCGCGCGGGCATCCCGGCGCTGACGGCGGAGGTCGAAAGCGCCTCTCTGGTGCTGGAGACACCCGCCGCGCGCCTGATCGCGCGCGGCGAAGAGCGCCCTCTCCTGCTCGACGAGGTCGAGGCGCTGCAGGCATCGAACGCCCTCGTCGTGGATGCCTGCCGTTACATCGTGCGCAGCCGGGGCGTCGTCGTCTCGCTCGCAACCCGTCCGGTGCTGTTCGCGCTTGCGCGGACGCTGGCCGAGGCATGGCCGGGCGACGTGTCGAGGGACGCGCTCGTCGCGCGTGCCTTCGGCGCGAAGGCCGCCGACGAATCGCATCGGGCGCGGTTGCGGGTCGAGATCGCCCGGCTTCGCGCCATGCTGCGGGCGCTGGCGGGCATCGGCGCCACGAAGCGGGGATTTGCGCTGGCGCCGCGCCGGGGCGCCGAGGTCCTCGTGCTGGCGCGCCCGGTCGAGGAGCGGCATGCGGCCGTGCTCGCCTTGCTCGCCGACGGCGAGTCGTGGCCAAGTTCGGCCCTGGCGCTCGCCCTCGGCGCCAGCCAGCGCACCGTGCAGCGTGCCCTCGACCAGCTTGCGGCGGCCGGCAAGGTGCAATCCCACGGCCGCGGGCGTGCGCGGCGCTGGATGACCCCGCCCGTTCCCGCTTTCGCGACGACGTTGTTACTCCCTGCCATCCTGCCGGGCGGCTAG
- a CDS encoding Vgb family protein yields MKRSEAEILREYGPFPGVCNVAGVTFDGRHAWFASGDRLNAFDPASGEPVRSLDVAADAGTAFDGRHLFQIAADRIQKIDPHTGRVLATIPAPGGGGNSGLAWAEGTLWVGQYRDRKIHQVDPHTGAILRTIESDRFVTGVTWVDGELWHGTWEGDESEVRHIDPRTGEVIERLDMPTGMAVSGLESDGGDRLFCGGGNSGKVRVVRRPRRNAAAGGGSATTIGATAE; encoded by the coding sequence ATGAAGCGATCAGAAGCCGAGATTCTCCGCGAGTACGGCCCCTTTCCGGGCGTCTGCAACGTCGCCGGCGTCACGTTCGACGGCCGGCACGCATGGTTCGCCTCCGGCGACAGGCTGAACGCCTTCGATCCGGCCAGCGGCGAGCCGGTGCGCTCGCTCGACGTGGCCGCCGATGCCGGAACGGCGTTCGACGGCCGGCATCTGTTCCAGATCGCCGCGGATCGCATCCAGAAGATCGATCCGCACACCGGGCGCGTGCTCGCCACGATCCCGGCGCCCGGCGGCGGCGGCAATTCCGGCCTCGCCTGGGCGGAAGGGACGCTCTGGGTCGGCCAGTACCGCGACCGGAAGATCCATCAGGTCGATCCCCATACGGGGGCGATCCTGCGCACCATCGAATCCGACCGTTTCGTCACCGGCGTGACCTGGGTGGACGGCGAGCTCTGGCACGGCACCTGGGAAGGTGACGAGAGCGAGGTGCGGCATATCGATCCCCGAACAGGTGAGGTGATCGAGAGGCTCGACATGCCGACTGGTATGGCTGTTTCGGGCCTCGAATCCGATGGCGGCGACCGGCTTTTCTGCGGCGGCGGCAACAGCGGCAAGGTGAGGGTCGTGCGCCGGCCCCGGCGAAACGCCGCGGCTGGCGGCGGTTCTGCGACGACCATCGGCGCCACGGCCGAGTAG
- a CDS encoding winged helix-turn-helix transcriptional regulator, with amino-acid sequence MTRTHEKVGYLPKGEHDGYTRETAAEGVERALKLLEGRWKLVILFHLFGGRVLRFSDLERAIPSISQKMLIQQLRQMEKDGIVHRFVHHQVPPKVEYALTDWGQALCPALDALLTWAVGRPREVDAVGSPGAESA; translated from the coding sequence ATGACAAGAACGCACGAAAAAGTTGGGTACTTACCGAAAGGTGAGCATGATGGCTACACGCGCGAGACGGCCGCCGAGGGCGTGGAGCGAGCCCTGAAGCTGTTGGAGGGACGCTGGAAGCTGGTGATCCTCTTCCATTTGTTCGGCGGCCGCGTGCTGCGGTTCTCGGATCTGGAGCGCGCGATCCCCTCGATCTCGCAGAAGATGCTGATCCAGCAACTCCGGCAGATGGAAAAGGACGGCATCGTGCATCGCTTCGTCCATCACCAGGTCCCGCCGAAGGTCGAATATGCCCTGACGGATTGGGGCCAGGCGCTGTGCCCGGCCCTCGACGCATTGCTGACCTGGGCTGTCGGGCGGCCACGCGAAGTGGACGCTGTGGGCAGCCCGGGAGCCGAATCCGCGTAG
- a CDS encoding nuclear transport factor 2 family protein — MTIQLPAPLSAYFKADAVDGEAVAQCFAEAAIVTDEGGTHAGRDAIRQWKAGASAKYTYTSEPFAITTEGGRIVVTSHVTGDFPGSPVDLRYLFVLDGGKIASLEIVA, encoded by the coding sequence ATGACGATCCAATTGCCCGCCCCCCTATCGGCCTATTTCAAGGCGGACGCCGTCGATGGCGAAGCCGTAGCCCAATGCTTCGCCGAAGCCGCCATCGTCACCGACGAGGGCGGCACGCATGCCGGGCGCGACGCGATCCGGCAGTGGAAGGCCGGCGCTTCGGCCAAATACACCTACACCAGCGAACCGTTCGCGATCACCACCGAAGGTGGCCGGATCGTCGTCACCAGCCATGTCACCGGCGACTTCCCCGGCAGTCCGGTGGACCTGCGCTACCTTTTCGTCCTCGATGGCGGCAAGATCGCTTCGCTGGAGATCGTCGCATGA
- a CDS encoding SDR family oxidoreductase, with the protein MSFDLDLAGRRALVTAGTKGIGAAVVQALAEAGVKIVAAARSVPEVPPPDVHYVAADMTRPEGCAEVARSVVSHLGGVDIIVNVLGGSSAPPGGFAALGDDEWLKEINLNLMPAVRLDRALLPSMIEQGHGVIIHVTSIQHELPLPESTTAYAAAKAALATYSKSLSKEVTPKGIRVVRVSPGWVETEAAVALAERLAADAGTDYEGGKLIIMDALGGIPLRRPAKPREVADLIAFLVSPRASAITGTEYTIDGGTVPTA; encoded by the coding sequence ATGAGCTTCGACCTCGATCTTGCCGGCCGTCGTGCCCTCGTCACCGCCGGAACGAAGGGCATCGGCGCCGCCGTCGTCCAGGCCCTGGCCGAGGCCGGCGTGAAGATCGTCGCCGCGGCGCGATCCGTGCCCGAAGTCCCCCCTCCGGACGTCCACTACGTCGCCGCCGACATGACGCGGCCTGAGGGCTGTGCCGAGGTCGCCCGTAGCGTTGTCTCCCATCTCGGCGGCGTCGATATCATCGTGAACGTCCTTGGCGGTTCCTCCGCGCCTCCCGGCGGCTTTGCGGCTCTGGGCGATGACGAGTGGCTCAAGGAGATCAATCTCAACCTGATGCCGGCCGTGCGTCTCGACCGCGCCCTCCTGCCCTCGATGATCGAGCAGGGACACGGCGTCATCATCCACGTCACGTCGATCCAGCACGAATTGCCCCTCCCCGAATCCACCACGGCCTATGCCGCCGCCAAGGCCGCCCTGGCGACCTACAGCAAGAGCCTGTCCAAGGAGGTGACGCCCAAGGGCATCCGAGTGGTCCGCGTTTCGCCCGGCTGGGTGGAAACCGAAGCGGCAGTCGCCCTGGCGGAGCGTCTCGCGGCGGATGCGGGCACGGACTATGAGGGTGGCAAGCTGATCATCATGGATGCGCTCGGCGGCATTCCGCTCCGACGCCCTGCCAAACCGCGAGAGGTCGCCGACCTCATCGCGTTCCTCGTATCGCCGAGAGCCTCCGCGATCACCGGCACGGAATACACGATCGACGGCGGCACCGTTCCGACTGCCTGA
- a CDS encoding esterase family protein encodes MKRDYRRWYSPRLHRDMELLIFGHAGAKVLMFPTREGRFWEYEKLDIVTSLAGKVGAGHLQLYCIEGLAQETFYASGRHPADRIRRHAAFEDYILNEVLPLMAQTNPHDCTMAMGCSLGAFQAASLVFRHPHLFRKLVAFSGRYDLTTQVECFGDLFDGYYSDDVYFHTPTHFLPGLDCAWRLSELRRLDIVFVIGKADPFLDNNRHLSRLLDEKGIRHQLHFWDGRAHRAGAWRRMATLYV; translated from the coding sequence ATGAAGCGGGATTATCGGCGCTGGTACAGTCCGCGCCTGCATCGGGACATGGAACTCCTGATCTTCGGCCATGCCGGAGCGAAGGTGCTCATGTTCCCGACGCGGGAGGGGCGCTTCTGGGAATATGAGAAGCTCGACATCGTCACGAGCCTCGCCGGCAAGGTCGGCGCCGGGCATTTGCAGCTCTATTGCATCGAGGGACTGGCGCAGGAGACCTTCTATGCTTCCGGCCGCCATCCGGCCGACCGCATCCGCCGGCACGCCGCCTTCGAGGACTATATCCTCAACGAGGTGCTGCCGCTGATGGCCCAGACCAACCCCCACGATTGCACGATGGCGATGGGCTGCAGCCTCGGTGCATTCCAGGCCGCCAGCCTCGTCTTCCGGCATCCGCATCTGTTCCGCAAGCTCGTCGCCTTTTCCGGCCGCTACGATCTGACGACGCAGGTGGAATGCTTCGGCGACCTGTTCGACGGCTATTACAGCGACGACGTCTATTTCCACACCCCGACGCATTTCCTGCCCGGCCTCGACTGCGCATGGCGGCTGAGCGAGTTGCGCCGGCTCGACATCGTCTTCGTCATCGGAAAGGCCGACCCTTTCCTCGACAACAACCGCCATCTCAGCCGTCTCCTCGATGAGAAGGGCATCCGCCATCAGCTGCATTTCTGGGACGGACGCGCCCATCGCGCCGGAGCATGGCGAAGAATGGCCACCTTGTATGTCTGA